In Lathyrus oleraceus cultivar Zhongwan6 chromosome 2, CAAS_Psat_ZW6_1.0, whole genome shotgun sequence, the DNA window atgagaatactatatagaaagttatgcaaagtgtcataagttattctcatggtgataatggtgtataacactcttcgacctgaaaccactatggatcctagatgtagagtcgagtgctttattgctgatccaacattgtccgtaactggataaccataaagacagttgatgggtactccacaaagcatgctgagggacatgagtgacctagatggaatttccccatcctgtgtaacaggataaatgtctatgggcccaatattgaactggacaaggatgacacggtctataccttgtgttcaatatagacataagggcaaaggggtaattatacacataattattatcataggaggttttgtcagatcacatgacattttcgtgtcttgggtagcagtgatgtgttgctagataccgctcactgtttattatgttaaatgcgtgatttaatataatttccaacatcgcgaaaacctacagggtcacacacaaaggacggattgatgagagatagagtaactaaggaacatcgtaaggtacggtgcacttaagtggaatacgaaatatggtaaggtaccaaatacttaagtgattttggcatattatgagatatgaaccatatacacttaagtgggctttttagcttgaagcccacacaagtggttctataaatagaacccttgtgtagaagcattgtcactcaaCTCAGACTAACACTCAAGTGAACTCAAGTGAAGaattggaatttcgtttccctctctctctctctctcactcaaagccttcattcgtaccaactagcactgagattgaaggaatccgttcgtgtggaatgagtagagacgttgtcatcgttcaacgttcgtgatcgccccgtggatctgtatccaaggttttgattgttacaagagatctgcatcaaaggtttgaatcgccacaagaggtaacgattctatcaccgatcatgcccattcgtaaggatcactaaatggagaaatttttaaattctgctgcgccttggatgacaattctccttcaaaAACTAGAAATTAACAATAACAAACAGAAAAAATAAATTATGACATAACAACTCAAAACATATTCTCAATATGTTAAGAAAGAGTCCAATAACTTAGGGGGAAAAGTATAAGGTAATAGATGTTATAACATTGAAATCCATGGATTATGACACTTATGAATCATGATTCGTGACGGTCTTTCTAAGATAAAATTAAGCTTTAAATATTGGAAAAAAAGATGCTAGGAAGTTGATCTGTGAGAGAGTGAAATTACTTAGAAAGTATCAATCCTCACCTTCCATACATTATCTCAGTTTCTTGTATCAATCACTTGAATCAATGTACTATACATGGTTTTCATAATGCAAGAGTCAAGTTCAATTTGAAGACATTTACCGAAACTAATTAGGCAAGCTTCAGCATTTTCTCTTAGTAAATCATCTTCCTATCTATAACAAATAACAAATGTAAAACACCTAAGTTGTTAATCTCAAATATGAACTGCCAAAATGTTATTGCGACATAAAGGACGTCGGAATGACCGCTATTTCAAAGAATAAAAAAATGGTGTACACCAATTGTAGAATAAACTGAACGCATAATTGTTTTGCTTCAGACTTCAGTTCAGTAGCCGGAAGACGAAGATGAAAAAACCTGCGACAGTAACAGATACGGGCGAACGATACAACATACAAGTGATGATAATAACGGGGAATGAGAGAACGCATATCGTGAATAACAGGGAGATCGATGGGAGACACGGCGCGGTGGTTGGGATTGGCGGGGGCGCGACAGATGGAGGAGATGAGGAGGTGTGTGGCGTGGCGTGTTTCCCCTTTctgttttcttttctttctttatttGCCTTTTTTTAATCCTCAGACCCCAAAATTAATTGGGACAGAGCTTGACATGTGTCCAGCCTGATCGGGCCCAATAATCTTCATTGATTAAGTaagattctctaggatctgattggaagcgagcacataaacaTACACTAAACAAAATGTCAGATCTAAAAACAGTTAAGTATAAGAGAGAATCAATCATACTTATGTATGCATTTTGCTCTACCTTTGCACTTACCTCATCCTTCTCAATgatacatgtaggatgcataGGAGTCTTTGTCGTTTTgcattttgacatgtcaaacttcttcaaaAATTCTTTAGTATATTTACTCTGATGGGTATATGTTTCTTCTGGACTTTAATTAATCTGAATTTCTAGAAAGAACTTGAATTCTTCCATCAGATCAGAAATATCACAAATTCTTCTGATGTATTCTCAGTTTCTATATTCTCAGTTTCTATGATTGATTACTTCGAGCTGAAGATAATATTTCTAACTAACTTTCTCACTTTTAACAACAATCGACCTAACTAACTTTTCATAGTCATACAATCACACTATAATACTCAAAGTACTTCTACACTACTGCAATTTTTTTATGTGATTTGGATGAATTTGAGTCAACAGTAAACACATAATATGAACCTAAACAATAAAGGCGGGTTATGAGAAGCTAGTAAAACCCTAGTTGAGATATTTAATAAGATAATTAATAGTTATATGATGAAACTAGTAAATAACTTAACCGCTCATGACCAAAGTTGAATGGATTAGTTTATTTTAATTGAAATTGAAATACATAGTTGATCAAATTAGTACTTTATACAATCAATTCATCATAATATTTTACTTTTATTTCAATTATATTGTGATGCAACTGTATAAAACTTTTTATCTAATACAAGAGTAATTTCAAATGGCCAAAGTCAAAATATGCCTTTCTTTTACGGACAATATATTCCTTAGTTGACACCAATAGTTTCTTCAAATATACATCTTTATCAATTCCCAAAGGATACAATTTTAACCTTCCATTTAATCATCCACTAAACTACTAAAATCACATGAAATCATCATAAAAATCTTAAGGCCCCACCATTTCCTCCCATCTTTATCAATAAAAAAATCCCACAATCATAGGTGTCCAGACACAGTACACATCATAAGTTTTGGTCGgttattaaaaatattttttcttaCAACTCCATTAATTAATAATCCTATTATTATTAATTGTTATCGTTGATGTTGATGTCTCCTCAAATCAATAACCACCACGCTAACATTGTCCGAACTATGCCTCGCTAAGGCCAACTTTGTCAACAAAATTGAAGCATCGGAACACGCCTTATCGGACCCATCTCCCACCACGTCATTTCCCGGAGACTCCGGCGGAGACACCGTCTTCTCCGCCTTGAGACACATCTGCACCACCCTACAAGCCGTCTCGTTTTGCACCACGTCCCATAACCCATCACTTGCTAGAATCAGACATTCATCCTCGTCACTCCTCTCTGTTACGGTTACCTCAGGTTCCGAAATAACATAAGGCTTCAAATAATTGTCCCCTACAtaaaaaaaaccttaaaaattCAGAACCATGCTTATGATTTATTATTTTTATActtaattaaaaaaataatattaataaataaGAAAAAATAGCTATCGTGCGCACTTGCACTCACTCACCAATGGCTCTTGACATGGCCAACACTCCAAGCACTCTTGCACCATCCCAATAGATCACACGTCCTCCAGCCGAGTTGATCCGATCCAACTCATCGGGTCGATCCGGCTACACAAAACGGATACGGGTCAATTATGTCTgaaataattatttgaaaaatgaaaacagacaaaataaaattaaactgACCTTGTGATCGGAGGAAAGAGGAATGGCGACGCCGTTACGGCAAAGTACGGCACGGGAATCGCCGCAGTTGGAGACAATTATTTTCTCCGGCGTGACAACAGCGACGACGGCGGTGGAACCAACGGCGTCGCAGTGAGGAGTTTGAAGCTCACACTTGCATGTAAAGCTTTGAGTAGTTTTGCTAGATTTCAAAACCTCTTCATCCATGCGAATGAAACTCTTCTCCATCGTTGACTTCCAGTCAaatttctctttctctttctctttgTTTACCTCATCGTCAACGATTTCATGTAACCTTTGTTTACACATAGTTGCAACCTatacaaaacaaaacaaaaaaacataCTTAAGAAACAGATCCAATACAAGAAAGAAACAAAAACACTATTATATGAATTTCGAGCATATATTTACATGTGAGCAACCGTGACCATCGTAGACACCAAAGAAATGAAAGGGTTTCTTATTTTGTTCATTCTTTTCTTTACAAAAAGATGGGTGCACGGAAACAGCGTCTTCCATGTCTCTTCTCCTTCCACAAACCGATGTTATTCCATACTTAGGACACTCTTCAGCAACAACAACCTCGTTTTCCAACTCAGAAACATTCACACAATTCGCGACAGCAACCTCAACCGTATCAACCGTGTTCTCACACTCCCGCGGCGGAGGAAGAGAAACAACTAGATCTAGCTTCTGGCGTTTCCGGCTAATATTCTCAGTCGGAATCGCCACGTCAGCTAAGTATTTCAACGGAAGAAAATCCAAACTCCGGCGACGGGAAGGTCGTGAGTTTGGTTCAATATTTGGAGTAGGAGTTTCTCCCGCTCCAACAACACCACAACAAATCTCAGCcataaattattaattaaaattgaattaaattaaattgaGTTAAAAATAGCAGAAGCAGAGAAAATAAGATAGGGAAGAATGACAAAATGAAACACAATCAATTGAAATGGTGTTTGGAGAGAGAAGCTTTTCTAGAGGGAAAAGAAGGGAAGAACCTGGTCAGGTGGGGTCCACAGTTATTCACGGGCAGTCTACCCGTCACCGTCACGGGCAACACCCGACAGATACAGTTGGTATGACGTTGAACGATTTAAGGACAACATCAAATCTGAACCGTTGATTGAATCACTATCGCTTCATGATTCCACCACGTGTTAGTGTCGTTTGTGAGTTTTCTACGTGGTCGAATCATAACATTCCACGGTAGGTTGAAAGTTGTTCTTTTCTGACACGCATGAGCAACACCAACACCTTTTTTTcctctctctttctctttctcccgcatagtattattttaatttttttctgattttttcctttcttttttaaCTAACCACGTGGCGACATCGTAGAATACGAGATTCTTGTTCGATTCTTTTCGACACGTATGATCCCCTAATTAACTGCATAGTCCCGATCTGTTCTAATGTGctccttattttattttttcaaattccTGGTTACCTATAATTTTGTTATGTTCAAATAAAAATCAAAAGTTGTGATATTTAGGCAACCAATTTTTGACACTAAATTTTTTCAAAAAACAATTTAAATTACTTTCGTGTGATTAAGGTCGAGTGTTTAATATTTGTTTTTGTTGTAAATAATAAGTAAGTCTTTTTGTTCTTCTTTTTGGTTGTTATAGAGAATTTTAACGATTTCATTTCTTTGTAATAGTCCAATCAATTAGAGCATTCATATATTAATTATGTCTAACTAGATTGTAATTAGAGCCTTTAAATGGATCATTATATTTTTTATCTCTAATTAATATTTGACATGTGGGGTATGATCCCATACCCTTTTCAATTGGGATATAGTTTTTCTTCCTAAACAGACACGAGAACATGTTTAAATATTAGATCGTCCTCTAGCATTTCATTCGGGACTACCTTCGAGTTATCTTTTGTTTGTGACAAATTCTATTATGTGGACGAAATTCATGTTTCATCAAATTGGTCGGGTGAACATCTCAATCCCTCCTCGCTCTCTTATGTATTGAATTGAGAACGTCGCCAAGTGGACCTGTCGATTTTAACCAGAAGCATGGCGTACGCGTCGTGATGAATGGTGTATGATATGAACATAATACTTCGTGAAGTTGTTCAACCTAGAGTCATTTGCTTTCATCTAACTTCTTCTTTATTCCCCCTTAATATCGCATTGTTCGCTGATTCAACTTGCCTATTTGTTTGTGGATGGATAATGAACCTGATGAATTGAGTACCATTATCTGAAATGATAACCCCTAGCAAACCGAACTTACATATGGTTCACTACCAATAGAAACAACGGACTTTTTTGTTGTGATCTTTGAGATGACTTCATCTTCTATCCACTTTTTGAAATAGACTAGTCAAATGGTCAGGAACTTTAGTTAGAGGCGGCGGGAGTATCTTGAATTAAAAATATGTCTTACTCTTTTTGTGCTGATGAGTTTGGAGAGAAAGCCCGCTCTGAAATTTTGTTCCCTATGCACATACATTATTTCAAAAGCTTTGAGTCAGGGCTCTTTCGCCAAGTATTTCCTAGTGATTTGATTTTTCACCAATTGGGAATCGATAATGGCCTTCAGATTCAAATAGCTCGTCTCAAGGGCGAGGATTATGCCGACGATGAGGGCTTCATACTAAGCCTGATTGTTGATAGCCTTGGATTCAAACTTCAACAATTTCTCAATTAATGGGTTGTTCGTTCCTTCCAGCACTATCTTGACACTGCTTCCCTTTAAGTTAGACGCATCATCTACAGACAACGTCCGTATGTGGGGAGCCTCGTCGCCAACTAACGAGCTTAATTCAACCAAGAAATCAGACAATACATGTGACTTGATATTTCCTTTAGGTATAGACTAGATATGGTAATGTGCATATCCAATACAGGTATTTCTTGCTAGATTTGGTTTCTCAAGTCGATTGGGGTAGTTAGTTTTTATCATTACTTGATGCCCATGAACGTCATGTATGAGTTTTCTTACATTTATCACAGCTTCTAGAGCAAGTCTTTCAATCTTCTGATATCGGGTCTCAACGCCCTTAAACTCTTTACTCACAATATAGACAGGACGATGAGCTTTACCTGTCTCTTGGACAAGCACCGAACTCATCGCCTGATCAATAACTGACAAATAGAGGAAGGGGGTGAACCTTCTATTAAGCATGTCAAGATGGATGGTGTAACACCCTGAATTCAATTAAATTTagttgtattttattttattatttgagtgatttaatatgtttttttattattatttggTGAATATATGTCATATGTGGCATTAGTGGGTATGTTGTTGGAAGTTAGGAGGGTGGTAGAAATTAATTacaatttttaattaattttaaaatgattaaaaatacagaataataaataaaataatataaataatgATATTTTGGTGAAAATTATAAAATTTAGAAAAATAAGGGAAATTAGAGATGagaagggtaaaagtggaataACCAAAATAGTGGAATTAGGTTTAAATTTAAAAAGAAAAGTGTGAGGGTTGAGGGAGTTTA includes these proteins:
- the LOC127118268 gene encoding protein phosphatase 2C 37; protein product: MAEICCGVVGAGETPTPNIEPNSRPSRRRSLDFLPLKYLADVAIPTENISRKRQKLDLVVSLPPPRECENTVDTVEVAVANCVNVSELENEVVVAEECPKYGITSVCGRRRDMEDAVSVHPSFCKEKNEQNKKPFHFFGVYDGHGCSHVATMCKQRLHEIVDDEVNKEKEKEKFDWKSTMEKSFIRMDEEVLKSSKTTQSFTCKCELQTPHCDAVGSTAVVAVVTPEKIIVSNCGDSRAVLCRNGVAIPLSSDHKPDRPDELDRINSAGGRVIYWDGARVLGVLAMSRAIGDNYLKPYVISEPEVTVTERSDEDECLILASDGLWDVVQNETACRVVQMCLKAEKTVSPPESPGNDVVGDGSDKACSDASILLTKLALARHSSDNVSVVVIDLRRHQHQR